In Streptomyces longhuiensis, the following proteins share a genomic window:
- a CDS encoding chitosanase, producing MHTPHIRTSRRTLLALIGASVVAAPLLTTQLATATPVSAGGLDNPAKKEIAMKLVSSAENSSLDWKAQYGYIEDIGDGRGYTAGIIGFCSGTGDMLDLVELYTQRRPGNVLAKYLPALREVDGTDSHDGLDPDYPRDWEKAAEDSAFQQAQNDERDRVYFNPAVAQGKADGIGTLGQFAYYDAIVMHGDGGDATSFRNIRKRALAQAKPPAQGGDEVAYLNAFLDARVWAMKQEEAHSDTSRVDTAQRVFLKNGNLNLDPPLDWKVYGDSFHIG from the coding sequence GTGCACACCCCCCACATCCGCACGTCGCGTCGCACCCTGCTCGCCCTGATCGGCGCCTCGGTCGTCGCGGCCCCGCTCCTCACGACCCAGCTCGCGACGGCCACACCCGTCTCCGCGGGCGGGCTCGACAACCCGGCGAAGAAGGAGATCGCCATGAAGCTGGTGTCGAGCGCGGAGAACTCCTCGCTCGACTGGAAGGCCCAGTACGGCTACATCGAGGACATCGGCGACGGCCGCGGCTACACCGCCGGGATCATCGGTTTCTGTTCCGGCACCGGCGACATGCTCGACCTCGTGGAGCTCTACACCCAGCGCAGGCCCGGCAACGTCCTGGCGAAGTACCTGCCCGCCCTGCGCGAGGTGGACGGCACCGACTCGCACGACGGCCTCGATCCCGATTACCCACGCGACTGGGAGAAGGCGGCCGAGGACTCCGCGTTCCAGCAGGCCCAGAACGACGAGCGCGACCGCGTGTACTTCAACCCGGCGGTCGCACAGGGCAAGGCCGACGGCATCGGCACACTCGGGCAGTTCGCGTACTACGACGCCATCGTGATGCACGGTGACGGAGGCGACGCGACCAGCTTCCGCAACATCCGCAAGCGCGCTCTCGCCCAGGCGAAGCCGCCGGCGCAGGGCGGCGACGAGGTCGCGTACCTGAACGCCTTCCTCGACGCGCGGGTGTGGGCCATGAAGCAGGAGGAGGCCCACAGCGACACGAGCCGCGTCGACACCGCGCAGCGCGTCTTCCTGAAGAACGGCAAC
- a CDS encoding helix-turn-helix domain-containing protein has protein sequence MLRDRTAEQPGTPDHTGTPGRYSTPGRYGTPVAPPEALRPWITEIDSVNSVDSPDFGQGDTGAITHVPDAATRLVFRVLPDGGTDVVAIGPRTKASYYEEKRLPLCLQLRFRPGAARPLLGVSVRELVGRAEPLESLPGEAGRRIARGLAALGPAPDPDAVLARMAELLPAGLTPRDRGERAREGLVRAAVEALSTAPGRDRPGTVTEVARQLAVSERQLRNLFADGVGLSPKHFARIDRVRQVLAGAGAEGNPRWAGLAHATGYYDQSHMTAEFHALFGVPPTAFVSGRLPATRPCGPGH, from the coding sequence ATGCTGCGGGACAGGACGGCTGAACAGCCGGGGACGCCGGACCACACCGGCACCCCCGGGCGCTACAGCACCCCCGGGCGCTACGGCACCCCTGTCGCGCCGCCCGAGGCGCTGCGGCCCTGGATCACCGAGATCGACTCGGTCAACTCCGTCGACTCCCCGGACTTCGGCCAGGGGGACACCGGGGCGATCACCCATGTCCCGGACGCGGCGACGCGGCTCGTGTTCCGCGTGCTGCCGGACGGCGGCACCGACGTGGTCGCCATCGGGCCGCGCACCAAGGCGTCGTACTACGAGGAAAAGCGGCTCCCGCTGTGCCTGCAGCTGCGGTTCCGGCCCGGGGCCGCGCGCCCGCTGCTCGGGGTGTCCGTACGCGAACTCGTGGGCCGCGCCGAGCCGTTGGAGTCGCTGCCGGGCGAGGCGGGCCGGCGGATCGCGCGCGGGCTCGCCGCCCTCGGGCCCGCACCGGACCCGGACGCCGTGCTCGCGCGCATGGCGGAGCTGCTGCCGGCCGGTCTCACCCCCCGCGACCGGGGCGAGCGTGCCCGCGAAGGCCTGGTGCGGGCGGCGGTCGAGGCGCTGTCGACGGCCCCGGGGCGCGACCGGCCGGGGACAGTCACGGAAGTGGCCCGGCAACTCGCCGTGAGCGAGCGCCAGTTGCGCAATCTCTTCGCGGACGGCGTCGGCCTGTCCCCCAAGCATTTCGCGCGGATCGACCGAGTGCGCCAGGTGCTCGCCGGGGCGGGCGCCGAGGGGAACCCGCGGTGGGCGGGGCTCGCGCACGCCACCGGTTACTACGACCAGTCGCACATGACGGCGGAGTTCCACGCGCTGTTCGGTGTACCGCCGACGGCGTTCGTCTCGGGACGCCTCCCGGCCACGCGCCCCTGCGGCCCGGGTCACTGA
- a CDS encoding NAD(P)H-binding protein codes for MILITGATGTIGSEVTRLLAVRGVPHRALTRDPARAAFGPATEVVRGDLDDPGTLDAAVAGATAVFMVTLPGSGSGPGVQDKALLDAAGAAGVRRVVKLSAIGTGEPGAGGFGMWHVPGEEALRASGLEWTVLRPTTFASNFLWSAPEIRAGRPVPNQFGDGAQGVIDPRDIAEAAVEALLADGHNGRVHTLTGPELLTVPDQAAAVAAAAGRPVETVELPLESAREYVLAAGIAEESVDSVLEGFAYVRAGRNAIVTDDVERILGRPPRTFAMWAEEHKEAFV; via the coding sequence ATGATTCTCATCACCGGTGCCACCGGCACCATCGGCAGTGAAGTGACCCGTCTCCTCGCCGTGCGCGGCGTTCCGCACCGCGCCCTGACCCGCGATCCGGCCCGCGCCGCCTTCGGACCCGCCACCGAGGTCGTCCGCGGGGACCTCGACGACCCCGGGACCCTCGACGCGGCGGTGGCCGGCGCCACGGCCGTCTTCATGGTGACCCTGCCCGGCTCGGGCTCCGGGCCCGGCGTCCAGGACAAGGCCCTGCTGGACGCGGCCGGGGCGGCGGGTGTGCGCCGGGTCGTGAAGCTCTCGGCGATCGGCACGGGCGAGCCGGGCGCCGGAGGCTTCGGCATGTGGCACGTCCCAGGTGAAGAGGCGCTCCGGGCAAGCGGCTTGGAGTGGACCGTGCTGCGCCCCACGACGTTCGCGTCGAACTTCCTGTGGTCGGCGCCGGAGATCCGCGCGGGGCGGCCCGTCCCCAACCAGTTCGGGGACGGCGCCCAAGGCGTGATCGACCCGCGCGACATCGCCGAAGCGGCCGTGGAGGCCCTCCTCGCCGACGGGCACAACGGCCGCGTCCACACCCTCACCGGGCCCGAACTCCTCACCGTGCCCGACCAGGCGGCCGCCGTCGCCGCGGCGGCCGGCCGGCCCGTCGAGACCGTCGAACTGCCCCTGGAGTCCGCTCGCGAGTACGTGCTCGCCGCGGGAATCGCCGAGGAGTCCGTGGACAGCGTCCTCGAAGGCTTCGCGTACGTCCGCGCCGGCCGCAACGCGATCGTCACGGACGACGTCGAGCGCATCCTCGGACGCCCGCCCCGCACCTTCGCCATGTGGGCCGAGGAGCACAAGGAGGCGTTCGTGTAG
- a CDS encoding acyl-CoA thioesterase, with protein sequence MAEPFTVHVQVRGYETDSQGHLNQSVYLQYAEHARWALLQHGGIRQADLLAKGVGPVTLETTIRYRRELRAGDEVDVSCAFVWTEGKTFRIEQSVRKTDGTLAAEVTGVGGLMDLKERRLVADPREYFRALASDPRAFGL encoded by the coding sequence GTGGCCGAGCCGTTCACCGTGCACGTTCAAGTGCGCGGGTACGAGACCGACTCGCAGGGGCACCTCAATCAGAGCGTGTATCTGCAGTACGCGGAGCATGCGCGATGGGCGCTGCTCCAGCACGGCGGGATCCGGCAGGCCGACCTGCTGGCGAAGGGGGTCGGCCCGGTCACCCTGGAGACGACCATCCGCTACCGCCGCGAGCTGCGCGCGGGCGACGAGGTGGACGTGAGCTGTGCGTTCGTGTGGACGGAGGGCAAGACGTTCCGGATCGAGCAGTCGGTGCGCAAGACCGACGGCACGCTCGCGGCCGAGGTGACCGGGGTGGGAGGTCTGATGGACCTCAAGGAGCGCAGGCTCGTGGCGGATCCGCGCGAGTACTTCCGGGCACTCGCGTCGGATCCACGCGCCTTCGGTCTCTGA